A region from the Salicibibacter cibarius genome encodes:
- a CDS encoding Ger(x)C family spore germination protein, with the protein MNNGIHRMSLYGAFFFVLASILTGCWDSQDIENRANVLAIAIDEADNSDEEEDNIAHLEDTPNTEMIRVTVQIAVPGEVLLGPPQGGGEQSDPVWVLSVTGHTVEEAISNLQQEVAEDIFLGQLRVIVINEDVAKKGVERFNEALRQNPQVRRNAWMVVSQEEAAQYMDLSPKLEAVPTLYLVNMVESFVDLGKFPDNYMGLFWRMVSSQGQDGYLPYLQAVGEEQIRLDGLAYFKADRMIGHIEPLQVGYFMAVTDYPIGGNEGFVPIPGTDKHITRETLLRQGKIKTEIKEGKPYARVKIRYEETVIEGDPDINLNDSQLIEKIEEEGGKIATDHVEHLIQTMQKEQSDIFGFGEYIRAKHPGYWNREIRTKDNWHEEFQNLDVDVDVMFNIRRVETSAR; encoded by the coding sequence ATGAATAATGGAATACACCGGATGAGCCTGTATGGGGCATTCTTTTTTGTACTGGCCTCAATCCTAACAGGTTGCTGGGATAGCCAGGATATTGAAAACCGGGCCAATGTGCTCGCGATCGCCATTGACGAAGCAGACAACAGTGACGAAGAGGAAGATAACATTGCCCATCTCGAAGATACACCAAACACGGAAATGATTCGCGTGACCGTGCAAATCGCCGTTCCGGGGGAAGTGCTTTTGGGTCCACCGCAAGGAGGGGGAGAACAATCAGATCCGGTATGGGTGCTGAGTGTGACCGGTCATACAGTGGAGGAAGCGATCAGCAATTTGCAGCAAGAAGTGGCCGAGGATATATTTTTAGGGCAACTGCGTGTCATTGTCATCAATGAAGACGTTGCCAAAAAAGGGGTAGAGCGCTTCAATGAAGCTCTGCGGCAAAACCCGCAAGTGCGGAGGAACGCGTGGATGGTCGTGTCCCAGGAGGAAGCGGCTCAATATATGGATCTTTCTCCGAAATTGGAAGCAGTGCCGACATTGTACCTTGTCAATATGGTGGAAAGTTTTGTGGATTTAGGCAAGTTTCCTGATAATTACATGGGTTTATTTTGGCGAATGGTGTCCAGCCAAGGCCAAGATGGTTATCTTCCTTACCTCCAAGCAGTAGGTGAGGAACAAATTCGGTTAGATGGCCTTGCCTATTTCAAAGCGGACCGAATGATCGGTCATATTGAGCCGTTACAAGTTGGATATTTTATGGCTGTAACCGATTATCCGATAGGCGGAAATGAAGGTTTTGTTCCGATCCCGGGCACAGATAAACATATCACAAGGGAAACACTTTTACGTCAAGGTAAAATCAAGACAGAAATAAAAGAAGGAAAACCTTATGCCAGGGTTAAAATTCGATATGAAGAGACGGTCATTGAAGGGGATCCAGACATCAATCTGAACGATTCACAACTCATTGAGAAAATAGAAGAAGAAGGGGGCAAAATAGCTACGGATCATGTTGAACATTTAATTCAGACAATGCAAAAGGAACAATCGGATATTTTCGGGTTTGGGGAATACATCCGCGCCAAGCACCCCGGCTACTGGAACCGAGAGATTAGAACGAAAGATAACTGGCATGAAGAATTCCAAAACCTTGACGTCGATGTTGACGTTATGTTCAATATCCGACGCGTGGAAACGAGTGCAAGATAG
- a CDS encoding RNA-guided endonuclease InsQ/TnpB family protein, protein MRMNYKYEMFPNEEQRQTMDRWLSICRQQYNSALLDKQRFYQKNKTGLSRHALQKQQTKDKQRFELLKPIPSQPLQEVLFRLEKAYKNFFEGRARYPKIKKHKDYTSMTFTQFGVEKRKVKNKKTGDVHVRDVRYAASLDENNHLLISKLGSVYVNFHRPIEGKVKQVSIKRQGHRWFAIFSVERHVNETVDFPVQSTGVDVGIHKFAVLSDGTNVENPRFLLKAEKKLKRAQKKLSRMTQGSNNWKKQRQNVQQLHIKIANQRRDFLHKRSYHLSKMYKVVFVEDLKIQNMVKNRHLAKSIHDAGWGAFCRKLEYKCNNNGGTLVKIKAHYTSQDCSSCGKRVKKALSVRTHVCKSCGTVLDRDHNAAINIEKVGRDLLGLCPTV, encoded by the coding sequence ATGCGCATGAATTATAAATACGAGATGTTTCCAAACGAAGAACAGAGGCAAACGATGGATCGTTGGCTGTCTATCTGTCGTCAACAGTACAATTCCGCTCTTTTGGATAAACAGCGTTTTTACCAAAAGAATAAGACCGGACTGTCCCGACATGCATTGCAAAAACAGCAAACAAAGGATAAACAAAGATTCGAACTTCTTAAACCAATACCGTCGCAACCTTTGCAGGAGGTACTCTTCCGTCTGGAAAAAGCGTATAAGAACTTTTTCGAAGGGCGTGCACGCTATCCGAAAATCAAGAAACACAAGGATTATACGTCAATGACATTTACACAATTTGGGGTGGAAAAAAGAAAGGTAAAAAACAAGAAAACCGGCGACGTTCACGTACGTGATGTGCGTTATGCCGCTTCGTTAGATGAGAACAATCATCTTCTTATTTCAAAACTCGGATCAGTCTATGTAAACTTTCACCGCCCAATAGAAGGAAAGGTGAAACAAGTCTCGATCAAACGCCAAGGTCATCGTTGGTTTGCGATCTTCAGCGTCGAAAGACACGTAAACGAAACGGTTGATTTTCCCGTTCAATCCACAGGCGTTGATGTTGGGATTCATAAGTTTGCCGTGCTATCGGATGGGACCAACGTCGAAAATCCGAGATTCCTTTTGAAAGCAGAAAAGAAACTGAAACGAGCACAAAAGAAACTTTCCCGAATGACGCAAGGTTCAAATAACTGGAAGAAACAACGTCAAAACGTGCAGCAACTGCACATAAAAATTGCGAACCAACGGCGTGATTTTCTCCATAAACGAAGTTATCACCTTTCGAAAATGTATAAAGTCGTTTTTGTAGAAGACTTAAAGATTCAAAATATGGTGAAAAACCGCCATTTGGCAAAGTCGATTCATGACGCTGGTTGGGGTGCTTTTTGTCGTAAGCTCGAGTACAAGTGTAACAATAATGGTGGAACACTCGTCAAAATTAAAGCCCATTATACGAGTCAAGACTGTTCCAGCTGTGGGAAGCGTGTGAAAAAGGCCCTGTCCGTTCGCACGCATGTATGCAAGTCATGTGGAACAGTTTTAGACCGCGACCACAATGCGGCCATCAATATTGAAAAAGTTGGACGGGACCTTTTGGGTTTGTGTCCAACTGTATAA